aATGGGGTGAATAATCAAGGGGTTAGTGTAGGGTTGTAAAAAACGACGACAAAAAAGCCTGCATAATCGGTCCTTAAAAATTGCCGATTTTTGCCGATTATTAAGGTGGCTAATACCTGCCGATTCATTGGTCAAACCCATTTATTAAATGTGTTCATGCCTTGTCTTCGACATGGCCACAAAAAACGATGAAGTAATATGTGTGCCGTCGGTGGATTCCACACGAGGAGCGAGACTGATAGGTGGTGAGCACCGGTGCTCACGGGAAATCCATGAATCACGGCTCCTCGGCTTGACGCATGCTGTCCCGTTCTCACAATGCGGCGGTGTGAATCATTGCCTCTCTCAGTGTGACGAAACACTCACATTTGCAGTTGTGATCGGAAAAGATGATGCCAGCAAATCCAAGGTCGGTATCGACCACACAGAGGTCATCCCGTTTGATGCAGTTTTGGGTCACGTGACATCTCAGCACAGCAAAGACATTTTGTAAACAGGCCGCACACACGACACTTTTTTTGTCTGTCGTTAATTCCTGCCGTGTCCAGACACGATGCGCTACGACACGTTGTCTCGTGTAACTTGTCAAGCGACATATTTCACTTGTACTGGTAGCGCAAAGCCGCGATGGTCTTTGAGTCCTAGTCTTGTTCCGcaaaaatattgggacaccTACAGGCCAGGAAGACTTCTGCTGACCTAAACACCATCAGAACCTAAATTCTAATATTTGCTCCATGGAACTGGAATAACGGATTCAATGCGGTCTATTGTCTTAGTTTCATAGCATTACTCTGGAAAAAAATCTTCTTGATTGCAGCGAGCGGAGGAGAATTTGTCCAGCGGCCCCCGAACGACTCCATCTTCTCCCTGGCCGAAAAGGAGACGGTCCTGCCCTGCCGCTTCCGGCCGGGAGAAACCGAGTTGGTGGTGCAGGTCACATGGTACAAGGAGACCCCAGAGGGCTGGGAGCAGATCATCACGGCTCACCACATTGACGGCCAGACCGGTACGCACCAGTAGGGCTGAACAATTTGACCCCAAAAATGATATAAATCATTCAAATGACCACAATAACGTAAACAAATCTCTTCAACTTTTAAAGGTGTCATGAAACAATGACGTTAAATATTTATTGTTTCCAGCTTTTGGAGCGTGGTCTGGCCAGGTGCGATTTAACAGCAGCATCCCGACCGAGGACTCGTCTTTGGTAGTCTTCAGCACAGATGTCTCGCACGAGGGGCGCTACAAGTGTCACATCAACTCTTACCCGTTTGGAAACTTCGACCAAATTGTGACCCTCATGGTCTGGAGTGAGTTTCTCGTCACTTTGTCGATACAAATACACGTGGCATCCCACAGGGGTCAATGTTGGGACCAGTGTTATTGACTCGTTTTGCCGACGTTAGATATTTTGCATATTTTCCAAAAAGTGGGATTCTATTTGACATCATGTTTCTCCTCCAGCCATCCCGATCTCCTCCCTGGAGCCCGTGATTCTGGTCGAGGGGCAGTCATACCGGCAGGCGGCGTCGTGCCGCTCTTTGGCCCGCCCGCCGCCGCAGCTGTCATGGGACACTGAGCTACACGGTCAGTCTATCAACCGTTCCTGGGCCAACGGGGCTGTCACCACCTACTTCTCCTTGCACCCTCTGAGAAAAATGAACGGGAAGAAACTGGATTGTCTGGTGTGGCATCCGACTCTCACAACGGGCCCACGCAGGCACCAAAACAAACTGGTCGTACACTGTGAGTGGGATCGAAAAGCGGACGACTAAATCAAGTCAACCTTACTCATGGTTGCACGTATCATTCCCAGTTCCTCCCGATTCTGAGGTGACGGGCTACAACGGGGACTGGTATGTGGGCCTGGAGCATGCAGCCCTGACTTGCACGAGTGGAGGAAACCCGAAACCGCAGCAGTTCACCTGGGCCAGGTACCCACCAAGATAACTGTTGACTCAGCGTCTGGTCGGTTATTTTTCCAGTAACTCCGAGCGTGATGACGCCACATATCAACAGTGGCAGATTGCTCGCGCATTGAACCCGTCGTGCTCGAGTCATCGTGTGTTTGCTCAATTTATGGGATTAATATCAGTCATCAGGGTGCGGCAGATGTTGTTACGTTTAAGAGAAAACAACATGTACAAGTCACTTTAAGTCAGGGGTGTGAACTCGTTTTTACCGCGCCCGTCATCGTAGTTATCGTTCGCCTTTGAATGTGTAATCGCTACAAACGATGAAGACAACTTTGAGCAgtttaaaacacacatttttgacATACTACCTAAACGACAACATATTAGCGATTATACGATCGAGCATGAGGCGGGCCGATCCTGTTGGTTTTGTCAACAACAGGCGTCCGGGTGACGCAACCTCGAGCGAGGAAAGGGAAAGGTAGCCCACATTGCGGAGGGAACCGAAAGTGTGTGAGCGAGACGACTGATGGAAAAGGGGAACAGAATGGATGAAGTCATTGACTGTTTCGAAAATGCTCATTCGGAAACTGCTTGTTGCATAAAAGGAAACAGAAAATGTACTTGCTCTTGGACaagccttatttatttatttatttatttatttatttgtttgtttgtttatttatttatttatttatttatttatttatttatttgtttgtttgtttgtttgtttgtttgtttgtttgtttgtttgtttgtttgtttgtttgtttgtttgtttgtttgtttgtttgtttgtttgttcgttcgttcgttcgtttgtttgttttattttgttttaaatttattttgggtgtttgtttctttgtttattttaaagcGTTTTAGAAATGATTTATTAATGTTATTCAGAACACTAACAGTCGAGACTTCAGATTTAATTCGGTTACTTCCAAATAAATCCAAATAATGCTTGAACaagcatttttaattaatttattcatttattcgttcattcattcatacttTTTGGGTGTGGAcgagcattatttatttattttgtttgtttattttgaagccTTTTACAAATGATTTAAAGTAAAACCCTTTAACACTTCAGACTCGAGTTTGAATTTGGTTACTTCCAAATACGTCCACATTCCGTCCAGAAGtttggactcattgtccttaAAGAACCACAGATGTGGAAAGAATGAAATTGGACAGTAACGACTTGTTGTTTCTTTATTTGCAGAGATGGTGAGGCTTTACCCGAGGGTTTGACCCCTCACCCCAACGGAACCCTGGAGTTCAGGCGGCCCCTCAGCCAATCAGACAGCGGCACCTACCAGTGCGTGGCGAAGAATGACGTTGGCGTTGGCGTGGCGGAGGTGGAGATTATCGTGTCAGGTAGACCTCGACAGTCGAGCCTTtgaacccccccgcccccgtcCATCTATCCCTCGTTTCGACCACTTGCCGCCTTCCCTACTTCAGAGTTTCCCCTGAGGCAAGCGATGACGGAGACGATGACGATGGTCGTCGTGGGTGTGATAGCTGCGGCGTTGCTCCTCTTGATGCTGGTCGTCATCATCACCGTCACCTGTCACCACAAGAAAAAGAACAAGAGGCTCAAGAGGGAACTGACCGAGAAGAAGTATGGAACAAGCTCATAATATTCTGGGGGTTTTCAGTACAGTTAGTTTTGATATTTTTTGGAATACTTTCTACAAAAAGCGGAGAACTCATCTCACCGTCTTTGATTTCACACAGGGAGGAAATAAGCACTCTGTCTTGGCAAGCTTCTTTGAGGAGGATCAACTCGGTCAGCACAGATGCCAGAGGAGCGGTACTGAATGATTCTTTTCTCCCCTACTACACAGAACAAACACAATCCCGCTTTTTCTCCCCATCCGTCTACGCGACCCAATTCTGCTCGGGAGACAAAACCGTCAGATTTTAGTCAGTGATTCTTTGTCTGACATGAATTGAAGACATAATGAAGCACTCGGGATGAGACAGGGAAGGAGGCATTGCTTTATCTCTCTTGAGGAAACGGCAAAGTTTGACGGGAGAACTTCCAGCAAGTTGGCCAGCAAGTATAAAATTCTATTTGCTGTCATTGCAGACGGAGGAGAGCATCCCGCTGAGGGTGGAGGGAACCTTGTCGTCCCTCGGGGTCAGTCTGCTCGTCACAGCGATCAAACTTGATGCTCCTTTTATTCCTGTCTCTGACTCTGAGAGTAGTTAGAAGCACTCAAAATTTGTCATattccaccaaaaaaaaaactacaactgCATGACAAGAAACCCCGGTCGAGTTCTCTTGCCAGTGTCGCTTGAAGAAAACGGTTAGCAAATCATCTTCTGTGTCTGTTTAGGAGATGGCCCCCAGTCGTGAGAGCCATTCGACGATCATGGGTGGGAGGGCAGgagaagggggagggggtgCGTACGACAATCTGGGTCGGCCGGTCCTACTCAACTCGCAAAAGGTCAGAGAGAGCTTCATGGACCACGATGAGGTGAGCAAGACAGTCGAATGACATCTGATTAACGCTAGGCGATTATAGGGGGAAAGAATAATAAGCACAGTTATTTATAGTAAGCATTTTTATCatgtttatttgattttattttgttgttctaGTTTCACGTTCACAAGTCTAGCGTCTAACCTGGGACCTCGGGTATTGTATTTTGAGCCATGCGTGGAATTGTGGGTTGGGACGGCAATAAAAATTCCTTGAACTCTTGAAAATTCAACTTTAAACATAACTTGATGTAACAGTCGGAAAATAATTCCGTTACCGagttaaataaagaaaaataaatactaatgaGAATAGTAGAAGTCACCAAACTCAATGCTAATTTCCCATTAGCATTTCAATAGGATTTTACAGTAGCTTTAGCGTAGCCACCAAtgatgttttaaaaacaaaacatatctCATATTTAAATAGACAATGTGTGAAATCTTTATTACGTCTTTAGTTTGACAGTTAACTCCAAACTAAATACCGATATCGCTTACAGCGCAAATGAAACTAGATTCTACAACtgtacatttgtgtgtgttgtgtacgTCTGTAGCAGGGAACGTTCCTTCCTTGTCGCGTGCCGACACCGTTGCCCATCAAGTCCACCAGGGAGCAAAAGGAGGAATGGTCAAGGCCAGGGAGCTCCGTCAGGTCCCTGCGCCACCATTCCCCGGACTACACCACTCCCTCCACGACGGACAACGACGACGAGGTGGATGAGGGCCTCGGGGGGCCCGCCAGTCGGGAGCATCCTGATGACCAGGAAAGCCAGAGGAGCCGCTCGCAGGTGTCTGAGGTGCATAGCCAACTCACAAATAGCACCAAGAGGTTCAAACCGGAGACAGGCCACACTGCTTTGAGCCCGCATGCCTCCCTGGTGCACAAGGCCCAGATCGTGTAGGAATTCGCAAAGAAGCAGTTTACGcttaaaaaagtgtttaaaggaCAAGTCGGCAACAAACTTGTACTGGACTAGAGAAAATGCAGATGGCACATGATGATTTCAGGATTGTTTGCTGTGCATCTGTTCCAAAATATGTGCCATAGCAAGAACTCCAAATTTGGCAAACATGAAGTATTATTCTGTCTCACTCTTGTATTTTTGTTTCTATAATcttgtgtttctttttcttAACACTATTTGAATGCAATTTGACTACAAACCTGTAGGTTTTGGGAGATGCCCACATGAAACTTGCTTACTTTAGTATGTGACTTGTGTTACAAATATGTGTTGTAGCTTAACTTAAAAATTCCCCAACCTTTTGTGTTTTGAATTCCCCCCTTGTATAAAATTGGACTAAAAACACTTTAATTTGGCCATACCCACATTGGGCAATACAGTATAGTTTGTATTCCTTGTCTTTAGCGCCCTCTAGCGGTGACATTGGGAAGTGCAGAAGGCGTGACGCGTTACATCTTATAAACACTTTTATACATGCTGAATAATCTTTTGCATGTTTGGGTACCGGGCGATTAGTCTCGAGAATGTAGCCTTGTTTGTGTACCACTTAAAATTGCACTTTTACGTGTGATTATGGTAAATATGACGAAATTGTATTCAAAGTGCTGTACGATACGTTTTATTTTATCTATACGACTTTTTCTTGTACCGCGCCGAACGGTGTACgtcacagttgttttttttgtaccttTGTACATGAGCAATAAagttatgggggaaaaaaaaatcaggaaactGATCCGTACAACTAAGATGGCGGAGGAGCAGCAAGAAACATCACAGGGGGAGATGGAGGGTGAGAAAAGCAAAGTGGAAACACAAGACAACATGCAGCGAGACCCTCTCGGTCGTGGAGGTTCAAGTCACTTGGAACGCGAGTGGTTTTGTCGCTTTTTGGCTGGTGTCCTTCCGTCAGACAAAGCGGTTGACATGCAGCGTCCAACTAGAAAGGGGCCATTGCTCGTTGGCTAATGCTAAAATTACTGCACAAAGAAAACGCTTGTTTGGCCACTTTGTCAGGCGACGTGCAGTCTCGCGGTTTTGAACATAAAATCAACGTTAAAGCGATGTACTGAACTTTCAACAAAACGACATAAGGGAGGGCgacgtgttttgtttttgagctTACAGACGTTGTAAATAAACATATTTCCATGTCACGTCATTCTCATTTAAGTCGTTTAACTTACTGCTACATTGACCTAGGTGGCTTTTATAGAAATTCATGTACAAATATGACTCTGCCCTCTGTAATAGGTGTGAACTGCTTGGCGTATGATGAGGCCATAATTGCGCAGCAGGACAGAATTCAACAGGAGGTGAGGATTTCACCTGAAGAtgctgtgtccccccccccccccccctcccccacgttTATGGATTCCaatgaattattattgttattgttgtcaaTTTCATGGTTGGCCATGCAGATAGCCAACAGTAACCCGCTAGTGTCAGAAAGAAAGGAACTGTCCGTGCTGCAGAGGGAGTACTCCGAAGAAGACACAGTTTATCAGCTCAAGATCAAGGTGGGTGAAATATCACCCATGTGTCCCCCTTGATGTCCATaccaatcctttttttttcgcTGCTTTATCGCAGGATTTGTACAAAAAATATTCATATATCCGCAAGACAAGACCAGACGGCAACTGTTTCTACAGAGCCTTTGGCTTTGCACATCTCGAGTCTCTACTAGATGACAGCAAAGAACTGCAGAAGTgagtgatacttttttttttttttaatataaagttGAGTGATAGTGAAATTCATCAAAGTATGAGAACATTTTAATTTGGGCATCTCAACAAACTATTTTAAATTTTGTGAAGTGTTTTGGATTTTCCACTggctcaaataaataaaaactgttgCTGTTTTTCACTTACTAACGTTGTTGCCCTATATGGTGGTCAATTATATTATTccaaattacatttttattttagcacaaaaaaaaatcgcgTACATGTTGTCGACTCCCTGCTCAGGTTTAAAGCGGTTGCAGCGAAAAGCAAACTGGACCTGGTTAACGAGGGATTCACCGAGTTCACCATCGAGGACTTTCACCACACTGTGAGTTAGCGATGCTAGCGATACTCTGTTCCAGCAATTCCCTAAATCGCGTCCTGACTGTGCGGCCAGTTCATGAGCCTGATCGAGCTGTGTGAGAAGCAGCCCAGCTTGAAGGAGCTGCTGAGATCCTTCAACGACCAGAACGTGTCAGACTACGTGGTGGTGTATCTGCGACTGCTCACCTCGGGCTACCTGCAGCGGGAGCACGGCTTCTTCCAGCACTTCATCGAGGGAGGCCGCTCGGTCAAGGAATTTTGTCAGCAGGTACAGTGAACTTCCATTTGAAGAATCGTTCTTGACATTTTCTAGAAAATGACGTCTCCTGACTGTGCTCCCCTTCTCCGCCTTCCCAGGAGGTGGAGCCTATGTCAAAAGAAAGCGACCACATTCACATCATCGCCTTAGCCCAGGCCCTGAACTTATCCATCCTCGTGGAGTACATGGACAGGGGCGAAGGAGGGACGGTCAACCATCACGTCTTTCCTGAAGGCGGCGACCCGCGCATCTTCCTCCTCTACAGACCGGGCCATTACGACATCCTATACAaatagcaaacacacacaaaacgcgGATGAAGCAGAATGTTACTCGCCATGTGAGATGACACTCGTGCGtcctaagcaaaaaaaaaaaagaaaaagttccaAGTACACATCATGGTACCCCCCCACTTCGCCCCTCCACAAGTTATCACcaaatatctaaaaaaaaaaaaacatgtttgagaaaatagaagtgaCTCCAGGCATTTAGAATTGTACAGGTTTCTTTTGTGGTTGTAAATGTTATCGACTTGCTTTGTTGGATTCTTTTCCTTTGTTACACTGCGTTTTATTTTGAGTTTTATTAAAGGGATTTACATCTTATTTCTTGTACTGTGTGCAGTTTGGTCCTAATGCatagttgaagaaaaaaaaaacactagctTAAGTAATGTTGTGTTCTGCTAGTGCTGTAGAGACTATTGCAATTGAGTATTTTTGTGGGGCGCTTATATTTtggacatatttttcaaaaatatgTTCTATGTGTTTTTTGGTTTCTTGgagtacgtatatatgtttttttgtgattttgttCCTGTTATTTTGGAATGTTTTCTATTAGCAACAAGAGAAATGATTGCAAAAATaggaataaaaatatataaaaggaTATAATATTACTCTGAAAAACAAACTATATATTTTGAAAAACAGAAACTTTAATTTTGTAAAAAGCAGAGatagttttttttattgcgTGAAGGCAACACGCTTCCTATCATAGAAGAAAATCAAGTTATTCGTCATAATGACCGGCGCCGAAGATCGTCTATTCACGGACCAAACTGAAAATGGCGGATTTTGTAGTCCGTTATATTTTTATCCGCGTGATCCTTCCtgtcaaacagcagctcaggagGTCCGACTACAAGAAGCCATGGCGCCGCTCTCAAAGTCATTTTTGACAAGTTCGAGGATATTTTCAGCATGTTTGCGACTTCACTCTTCTCTAACATGTACGTTTTATCCCAAATTGGCATTACTTTTGTCAATTTTGGGGcatttggttgtttttgttgctgTGACGTCTCCACGTGCAATGCTACTTGTGGCCAAATGCTAAGTACGTGGGTTGTTGTTGACGGAAGTGCAGCACGTTTTAAACGCGTGTTTTACTTTAacgtaaaacaacaaaaaaaaaaaagcaaatatacCCCTTTTACCCAATATACCTCATGCATTTCAATGGGCTTCAGTTATACGCGGATTTTCCTGGTCCCCGCGAATATCGGCGGTCAACTGTAAATAAACATAATACTTCGTTTTTGATCACTTACATATCACGATACCAATATATCTATTTTTTCTTAAATTGATGGGAATTTTCTATTATCCTTATTACTTTTGTTCTTAAATACAAATTATGTATAGAAGaaaattgaccaaaaataaatatataaatacaatgaAACGGAATTAAAAGACAGCAAAAATCATTACATTAATGAAGTTATAAGGACCTTGTGGTATGTATGTTTGTGTTCCCCGAAGTTGCGTGTGTGTCATATGTAACAAATTTTTTGTTTAACTTGCGTTGCTCTCTGTTCTCTATTAATACTTTAGTTTGTTTGTAACATTGACTAGTTAGTATGGCACAAATGCTAAGTCAATAAGCTGCCTGTCTGTTCTTCTGTGCTTCTGTCTAGCTCAAATGATTGAAAACATGGACAAAAAAGCCACCTGGGACCGCTTCTACGCTGAAAACAGTCGAAAGCCGTTGAAAAACTTTGAGTGGTTCTTTGGCTTTGAGGCAGTGCATAACTTCATCATGCCTGCACTACAGAGCAGGCCCGGTCCCGATGCCAGCCTTCAAGTCCTGGATATGGGCTGCGGCACTTCCGCATTGGGTCCGTCCATTTACCAGCGATGTCCCTTGCCGGTTCGAGTCACGTGCGTGGACATTTCTCCCGTGGCCGTACGGCTCATGCAGGAGCACGTGCGAGCTAAAGCTGTTCAACCTGGCAACTGTTCTTCCCAGCTGGACTTTGTGGAGCTGGACTGTACGCAGCTGCACAAACACTTTCCCCCCGGCAGCGTGGACCTCATCGTGGACAAAGGCACCACGGACGCCATGTTGAAGTCCAAGGAGGGGAAGAGGAGCGCCGGCCTGATGTTGAAGCAGTGTTTAAAGGCGCTGCGCCACACGGGCTCTCTGCTCCAATTCTCAGACGAGGATCCCGATGCCAGGTTGCCGTGGCTGGAGACGGAAGCGCGGGGTGCTCCGGTCGCAGTACAGGAAGTGGGAGAACTGAGGGCAATTTGTTACTACTGCTATCAAGTGACCCCTCACCCTCATGTGCAACCCTGACTCTCTCAGGGTTTCATATCGGACTGCCTGAGTTTACGGTGCAAAAGTAATAAAAATATCACTTTAGTCATAAAGCCTGTTTGTGCAATATTGAGGCAAATTCATTCTTTTAATCATTGTTTTGATGCTCTTTTATTGACAAGCAAACAGCAGACAAATAATTGAtgaccaccaaaaaaaaaaacagaagcagtGTATTTGAATCATCCGCTAAATTTGCGTAACGGTGTAACAACCATTCCGGTTACGGATGAGGCTAGCGATTCACTTGTGCTTGCACTGATTTCTTCTGGAGCAAGCTGACAAAATTCACCggttcctcatcctcctccgcGTCTTGGCAGAAGCTCGGAGGATTGAGCTTGTTGGGTTCGGAAATTCCGATGACGTTGTTGAAGAAACTGTTGAACCAAAAGCAGTCAACATCAGTCGCAATCGTCCGAACAAATTCCCGCGACAGAAAACACAACTTGCCTCGTCGCTATCCATCCAAACGGCTGAGTTTTGAAGGCCGTGTAGACGGGAACGCAACCAAATTCAGTCACCGTGAAGAAGTAAGGTGCTGCAGAATCAAAATGAGAAGGCGTGGCCACGTGTGGGATGATTGAAGGTTTTTTGGGGGTAATGTTTTCATCTCCAGTCGGGCGACTCACCGTTGGCAGCAAACTCGCCCGTCCATGTGTTGACGAGAAGACCCTGACCCGGGGCTGAGGAGCTCCCCACGACAACCTGACTCAAAAGGCTGGCGTTTTTCGGGACCTCTATAGGGTGGAAGTCACCCTGCAagtgtcttttaatgcacttcTTGTCTTGATTGTTTATCTCGTACATGACGCCCTGAAGGAACAAAAGACAAGTTCAGGTTTTCACTTCCTATATTTTTTAGATTCACTATTGTGACATGACTCACTTCTCTATAGAGAAGAAGGGTAT
The sequence above is drawn from the Syngnathus scovelli strain Florida chromosome 1, RoL_Ssco_1.2, whole genome shotgun sequence genome and encodes:
- the LOC125985517 gene encoding nectin-4-like, whose translation is MTSWIRGLLLCLLVARISASGGEFVQRPPNDSIFSLAEKETVLPCRFRPGETELVVQVTWYKETPEGWEQIITAHHIDGQTAFGAWSGQVRFNSSIPTEDSSLVVFSTDVSHEGRYKCHINSYPFGNFDQIVTLMVWTIPISSLEPVILVEGQSYRQAASCRSLARPPPQLSWDTELHGQSINRSWANGAVTTYFSLHPLRKMNGKKLDCLVWHPTLTTGPRRHQNKLVVHFPPDSEVTGYNGDWYVGLEHAALTCTSGGNPKPQQFTWARDGEALPEGLTPHPNGTLEFRRPLSQSDSGTYQCVAKNDVGVGVAEVEIIVSEFPLRQAMTETMTMVVVGVIAAALLLLMLVVIITVTCHHKKKNKRLKRELTEKKEEISTLSWQASLRRINSVSTDARGATEESIPLRVEGTLSSLGEMAPSRESHSTIMGGRAGEGGGGAYDNLGRPVLLNSQKVRESFMDHDEQGTFLPCRVPTPLPIKSTREQKEEWSRPGSSVRSLRHHSPDYTTPSTTDNDDEVDEGLGGPASREHPDDQESQRSRSQVSEVHSQLTNSTKRFKPETGHTALSPHASLVHKAQIV
- the otub1b gene encoding ubiquitin thioesterase OTUB1b isoform X2, translating into MVNMTKLYSKCCTIRFILSIRLFLVPRRTVYVTVVFFVPLYMSNKVMGEKKIRKLIRTTKMAEEQQETSQGEMEGVNCLAYDEAIIAQQDRIQQEIANSNPLVSERKELSVLQREYSEEDTVYQLKIKDLYKKYSYIRKTRPDGNCFYRAFGFAHLESLLDDSKELQKFKAVAAKSKLDLVNEGFTEFTIEDFHHTFMSLIELCEKQPSLKELLRSFNDQNVSDYVVVYLRLLTSGYLQREHGFFQHFIEGGRSVKEFCQQEVEPMSKESDHIHIIALAQALNLSILVEYMDRGEGGTVNHHVFPEGGDPRIFLLYRPGHYDILYK
- the otub1b gene encoding ubiquitin thioesterase OTUB1b isoform X1; protein product: MVNMTKLYSKCCTIRFILSIRLFLVPRRTVYVTVVFFVPLYMSNKVMGEKKIRKLIRTTKMAEEQQETSQGEMEGEKSKVETQDNMQRDPLGRGGVNCLAYDEAIIAQQDRIQQEIANSNPLVSERKELSVLQREYSEEDTVYQLKIKDLYKKYSYIRKTRPDGNCFYRAFGFAHLESLLDDSKELQKFKAVAAKSKLDLVNEGFTEFTIEDFHHTFMSLIELCEKQPSLKELLRSFNDQNVSDYVVVYLRLLTSGYLQREHGFFQHFIEGGRSVKEFCQQEVEPMSKESDHIHIIALAQALNLSILVEYMDRGEGGTVNHHVFPEGGDPRIFLLYRPGHYDILYK
- the otub1b gene encoding ubiquitin thioesterase OTUB1b isoform X3, which gives rise to MTLPSVIGVNCLAYDEAIIAQQDRIQQEIANSNPLVSERKELSVLQREYSEEDTVYQLKIKDLYKKYSYIRKTRPDGNCFYRAFGFAHLESLLDDSKELQKFKAVAAKSKLDLVNEGFTEFTIEDFHHTFMSLIELCEKQPSLKELLRSFNDQNVSDYVVVYLRLLTSGYLQREHGFFQHFIEGGRSVKEFCQQEVEPMSKESDHIHIIALAQALNLSILVEYMDRGEGGTVNHHVFPEGGDPRIFLLYRPGHYDILYK
- the cskmt gene encoding citrate synthase-lysine N-methyltransferase CSKMT, mitochondrial, translated to MAPLSKSFLTSSRIFSACLRLHSSLTSQMIENMDKKATWDRFYAENSRKPLKNFEWFFGFEAVHNFIMPALQSRPGPDASLQVLDMGCGTSALGPSIYQRCPLPVRVTCVDISPVAVRLMQEHVRAKAVQPGNCSSQLDFVELDCTQLHKHFPPGSVDLIVDKGTTDAMLKSKEGKRSAGLMLKQCLKALRHTGSLLQFSDEDPDARLPWLETEARGAPVAVQEVGELRAICYYCYQVTPHPHVQP
- the LOC125985539 gene encoding ependymin, producing the protein MQVFLLLVCFLAACAAQTPHPCVSPSLLSGQLSVSTQNEQLWAFARFFYDALGQRIRLQEFGFYQNKTFTYDTLLLYREGVMYEINNQDKKCIKRHLQGDFHPIEVPKNASLLSQVVVGSSSAPGQGLLVNTWTGEFAANAPYFFTVTEFGCVPVYTAFKTQPFGWIATSFFNNVIGISEPNKLNPPSFCQDAEEDEEPVNFVSLLQKKSVQAQVNR